One Lactobacillus sp. CBA3606 DNA segment encodes these proteins:
- a CDS encoding energy-coupling factor transporter transmembrane protein EcfT has protein sequence MNPSIKLLLLLTIALEISFTTIISLNVALVLLAIIDLLWHGIKLRTLGWLLLVPLLPAIGLWSTQYINGSGNQTMMAWVLFTRIYAFVFTGATFTLTTNILQLADSLEQNWHLPAKFAYGVLAAYNLVPKIQHEVKVIHTAGLMRGQALSFWSPKLYFKAVLVAVNWSQNLAQAMTSHGFVEDAPRTHYRQVPLQARDWALLISGIILMQLGVFIIPWP, from the coding sequence ATGAATCCTAGTATTAAGTTATTACTATTATTAACAATTGCCTTAGAAATTTCGTTTACAACGATTATCAGTCTCAACGTGGCATTAGTCCTCTTAGCCATCATCGACCTGCTTTGGCACGGGATCAAGTTGCGCACGCTCGGTTGGTTATTATTGGTGCCATTGCTACCCGCTATCGGTCTATGGAGTACCCAATATATCAATGGTAGTGGCAATCAGACCATGATGGCCTGGGTGTTATTTACCCGGATTTATGCGTTCGTCTTTACCGGAGCAACCTTTACGCTAACGACTAACATTCTCCAATTAGCTGATTCATTGGAACAAAATTGGCATTTGCCCGCTAAATTTGCTTACGGGGTCTTAGCGGCTTATAACCTAGTCCCGAAGATTCAGCACGAAGTCAAAGTGATTCACACGGCAGGCTTAATGCGTGGTCAGGCGCTAAGTTTCTGGTCACCCAAGCTGTATTTCAAAGCCGTGCTAGTGGCTGTTAACTGGTCACAAAATCTGGCACAAGCAATGACGTCCCACGGGTTTGTCGAAGACGCACCACGCACTCATTATCGGCAAGTGCCATTGCAAGCACGTGATTGGGCCCTCTTAATTAGCGGTATTATTTTAATGCAACTTGGCGTCTTCATTATTCCTTGGCCCTAG
- a CDS encoding ABC transporter ATP-binding protein: MATIALKKLTYTYPAAQTPIFDQATLTFPAHQFTLLTGPSGAGKSTLLKLMAGLLPATAATDAIYYDQTRLTDLPLTKRASQVALMFQNPNQQFAMDTVENELIFALENRQVDPAAMPAKITRALDLVGIGPLRQRLLDQLSGGEKQKVALAVIVAMDSAVILLDEPFASVDPAARASLLQCLVQLRDQAGKTIILADHVFTGYAPLIDNLVQITAGQGLATLPPSQWASLLTAFETPTKTWPVPAPTATPLFKLANVQLMAGTRLLLAPTDLLLYQHHNTLITGPNGSGKSTFFEALVRLAPYLGTISYTGHDIKKIKRRPYARQVALLFQEAETQFLTITMAEELALSQQHAYGDYFTPARIQAALQQLNLADHTDQVIYTLSEGQKKKLQILTMLIMQTPVLLMDEPLKGLDLASVQALVTLLQTTQAATQQTLIIISHQLTGLTSLIDYHLRFNQQHLRYPEVRS; this comes from the coding sequence ATGGCAACGATTGCGCTAAAAAAACTCACTTATACGTATCCGGCGGCGCAAACGCCCATCTTTGATCAGGCAACGCTCACCTTTCCGGCCCACCAGTTCACTTTACTAACGGGGCCATCCGGTGCAGGCAAATCCACCTTACTCAAATTGATGGCCGGTTTATTACCTGCAACCGCCGCTACCGATGCCATTTATTATGACCAAACTCGGCTCACCGACTTACCACTCACCAAACGTGCTAGTCAAGTGGCGTTAATGTTTCAAAATCCGAACCAGCAATTCGCTATGGATACGGTCGAAAATGAATTAATCTTTGCATTAGAGAATCGCCAAGTCGACCCGGCCGCCATGCCAGCCAAAATCACCCGCGCCTTAGACTTAGTCGGTATCGGGCCACTCCGCCAGCGCTTGTTAGATCAGTTATCCGGTGGAGAAAAGCAAAAAGTCGCCTTAGCGGTCATTGTTGCCATGGATAGTGCCGTTATTTTATTAGATGAACCCTTTGCTAGCGTTGACCCGGCGGCGCGCGCGAGTCTGTTACAGTGTCTCGTTCAGCTCCGTGACCAAGCTGGTAAAACCATTATTTTAGCGGATCACGTTTTCACTGGTTATGCCCCCCTCATTGATAATCTGGTTCAGATTACTGCCGGCCAAGGCTTAGCCACGTTACCACCAAGTCAGTGGGCCTCGTTACTAACAGCCTTTGAAACGCCAACGAAAACTTGGCCCGTACCGGCGCCAACTGCGACGCCGCTGTTTAAGCTCGCTAACGTGCAACTAATGGCCGGAACCCGACTTTTGTTAGCTCCCACTGACCTATTGTTATACCAGCATCACAATACCTTGATTACCGGACCAAATGGCAGTGGCAAATCAACTTTTTTTGAAGCACTCGTCCGTTTGGCCCCCTATTTGGGAACAATTAGCTACACTGGTCATGACATCAAAAAAATCAAGCGTCGACCATATGCGCGCCAAGTGGCATTGCTATTCCAAGAGGCTGAGACGCAATTCTTAACGATTACCATGGCCGAGGAATTAGCGCTTAGCCAGCAACACGCTTATGGGGACTATTTCACGCCAGCCCGGATTCAGGCAGCATTACAACAACTGAATCTAGCCGACCACACCGACCAAGTCATCTATACGTTAAGCGAAGGGCAAAAGAAAAAGCTACAGATATTAACGATGCTCATCATGCAGACGCCGGTATTGCTCATGGACGAACCACTAAAAGGGCTGGACTTAGCTTCGGTGCAGGCATTAGTCACGTTATTGCAGACCACGCAAGCAGCCACCCAGCAAACCTTGATTATTATTAGTCATCAGTTAACTGGTCTGACCTCTTTAATTGATTATCATTTGCGGTTCAATCAGCAGCATTTACGCTATCCGGAGGTGCGCTCATGA
- a CDS encoding ECF transporter S component yields MNWTKAWHLSDIILIALIGIFFGAIFMGTNYVYDVLTALLAPVGLSGLANELLLGLWCMPGMLAGYLIRLKGAATLGELLASIVEMFFGGQWGISTLISGVTQGIGAELGYVITRYRHYDWFGLTASALTTTIVTFAWDLARNGYIKLQLWLLILYFVVRFCSMFLFGGVLTRLITNLLDRSHVFRTHTN; encoded by the coding sequence ATGAACTGGACAAAAGCATGGCATTTAAGTGATATTATTCTGATTGCATTAATCGGGATCTTTTTTGGGGCAATTTTTATGGGAACTAACTATGTTTATGACGTTTTAACAGCGCTTTTAGCGCCCGTTGGCCTATCCGGGCTCGCCAATGAACTCTTACTAGGTCTTTGGTGTATGCCAGGGATGTTAGCCGGCTACCTGATACGCCTAAAAGGAGCCGCAACACTAGGCGAACTACTTGCTTCAATTGTCGAAATGTTTTTTGGCGGTCAATGGGGGATTTCAACTTTGATTTCGGGAGTGACACAAGGTATCGGTGCTGAATTAGGTTACGTAATCACGCGCTATCGGCACTATGACTGGTTCGGCCTGACCGCTTCGGCCCTAACGACCACCATCGTCACCTTTGCTTGGGACTTGGCTCGCAACGGTTATATCAAGCTCCAACTTTGGTTACTAATTTTGTACTTCGTCGTCCGCTTCTGTTCCATGTTCTTATTTGGCGGCGTCTTAACTCGCTTAATCACCAATTTATTAGATCGTAGTCATGTTTTTAGAACACACACTAATTAG
- a CDS encoding glutathione peroxidase — protein sequence MTTIYDFKETEMTGDSLALEQYRGQVILIVNTASNCGLAPQFKGLEALYLKYKAEGLVVLGLPSNQFHQEKADDAATHDYCQRHYGVTFPMTKRVLVNGEDEDPLFAYLKQTAGHGRIKWNFTKFLIGRDGRVLNRFAPTTRPETFEAAIRDALADRS from the coding sequence ATGACAACAATATATGATTTTAAAGAGACTGAAATGACCGGCGATTCACTCGCATTAGAGCAGTACCGTGGGCAAGTGATTTTAATTGTGAATACGGCTAGCAATTGTGGCTTAGCACCGCAGTTTAAAGGCTTAGAAGCGTTGTATCTAAAATATAAAGCAGAGGGCTTGGTTGTTCTAGGCTTGCCTTCGAATCAATTCCACCAAGAAAAGGCGGATGACGCAGCGACCCATGACTATTGTCAACGGCATTATGGCGTCACTTTTCCGATGACTAAGCGGGTGTTAGTCAACGGTGAGGATGAAGATCCACTGTTTGCTTATCTGAAACAAACGGCGGGACATGGTCGGATAAAATGGAATTTTACGAAATTTTTAATTGGTCGTGATGGGCGCGTCTTAAATCGGTTTGCACCGACCACGCGACCAGAAACATTCGAAGCTGCGATTCGCGATGCCTTAGCGGATCGGTCATAA
- a CDS encoding aldo/keto reductase, whose translation METYTLSDGLTVPKIGFGTYKLNGAQGVQVIDSAIDRGYRLLDTAFNYENEGAVGEAVRRTTVPRTDLIISSKLPGRHHTYHEAIATIEESLYRAGLDYYDLYLIHWPNPKEDHYVEAWQALIDAQKFGLVRSIGVSNFLPAHLDRLAQETGVLPVINQVELHPYFNQADQRDYDTAHGILTQAWSPLGRASELLKNPTLKKLATTYDKNVGQLILRWETQLGVLPIPKSSTPGRQAGNLAIFDFEISAADMATINGLSQADGRLKAQDPAVYQEF comes from the coding sequence GTGGAAACATATACATTAAGCGATGGGTTAACGGTCCCTAAGATTGGTTTTGGCACCTATAAATTGAATGGCGCACAAGGGGTTCAAGTCATCGATAGTGCTATCGATCGTGGGTACCGGTTATTGGATACGGCTTTTAATTATGAAAACGAAGGGGCCGTTGGTGAAGCGGTACGGCGGACAACGGTACCGCGCACTGACTTAATTATTTCATCGAAGTTGCCCGGCCGGCATCATACTTATCATGAAGCAATTGCAACGATTGAAGAATCCTTATATCGGGCGGGGTTAGATTATTATGACCTCTATCTGATTCATTGGCCGAATCCCAAGGAAGACCACTATGTGGAAGCTTGGCAAGCCTTGATTGATGCGCAAAAGTTTGGGCTGGTGCGGTCAATCGGCGTATCGAACTTTTTGCCAGCTCATCTGGACCGCCTAGCGCAGGAAACGGGCGTGTTACCGGTGATTAATCAGGTTGAACTCCATCCATACTTCAATCAAGCAGATCAGCGTGACTATGACACGGCGCACGGCATCTTAACACAAGCTTGGAGTCCGCTTGGCCGGGCCAGTGAGCTGTTAAAAAATCCAACGCTTAAAAAGCTAGCAACCACCTATGACAAAAATGTGGGTCAATTGATTTTACGCTGGGAAACGCAACTCGGGGTATTGCCAATTCCCAAGTCTTCAACCCCTGGGCGGCAAGCCGGCAATCTCGCTATTTTTGATTTTGAAATTTCAGCGGCAGATATGGCAACCATTAATGGGTTAAGTCAGGCGGATGGCCGCCTGAAAGCCCAAGACCCCGCCGTTTATCAAGAGTTTTAA
- the greA gene encoding transcription elongation factor GreA, translating into MEPTFNKMTAAGYHAIEQEIAELIAQRPHRIKVLAAAAALGDRSENAEYTNSKRDLGRLESRVRFLNKQLQYAKVVTPADNDQLDIGKSVTLEFMDDHDRVTYQLVGKQEANLTDNKISFTSPIGAALNQHTVDDIVTVMAPNGHYQVKIIAIHKA; encoded by the coding sequence ATGGAACCAACCTTTAATAAAATGACTGCTGCCGGTTACCACGCGATTGAACAAGAAATTGCTGAATTGATTGCCCAACGTCCACACCGCATCAAAGTGCTGGCAGCCGCGGCCGCATTAGGTGACCGCTCTGAAAACGCCGAATATACGAATTCCAAACGCGATTTGGGCCGTTTGGAAAGTCGCGTTCGCTTTTTAAATAAGCAATTGCAATACGCTAAGGTCGTTACGCCGGCTGATAATGATCAACTTGATATTGGCAAATCAGTCACGTTAGAATTCATGGATGACCACGACCGTGTCACTTACCAATTAGTCGGTAAACAAGAGGCCAACTTAACCGATAACAAAATTTCATTTACCTCACCTATTGGTGCTGCCCTGAACCAACATACCGTTGATGACATCGTCACCGTCATGGCGCCCAATGGTCATTACCAAGTTAAAATTATTGCGATTCATAAGGCCTAA
- a CDS encoding glucosamine-6-phosphate deaminase, whose amino-acid sequence MKVIVVKDQAAGGKEGFKVFKDALDDGAKVFGLATGSTPVTTYQEIVKSDLDFSNCTSVNLDEYVGIAPDNDQSYKYFMQSHLFDQKPFKASFLPNGLAANPDEEVKRYDKVIDEHPIDLQILGIGRNGHIGFNEPGTSRDVTTHVVDLTPSTIEANARFFASENDVPKQAFSMGLASIMKSKHLLLEAFGENKADAVKGMIEGPDTPDLPASILQNHPNVTVIIDEAAASKLSKKY is encoded by the coding sequence ATGAAAGTTATCGTAGTAAAGGATCAAGCTGCCGGCGGCAAAGAAGGATTTAAGGTCTTTAAGGATGCCTTAGATGATGGGGCTAAAGTATTTGGGTTGGCAACTGGTTCAACACCCGTTACAACTTATCAAGAAATCGTAAAGAGTGACTTAGATTTCAGTAACTGCACATCCGTTAACTTGGATGAATATGTTGGTATTGCACCAGACAATGACCAAAGTTACAAATATTTCATGCAATCACATTTATTTGACCAAAAGCCATTCAAGGCGTCATTCTTACCAAATGGGTTAGCTGCTAATCCAGATGAAGAAGTTAAACGTTATGACAAGGTTATCGACGAACATCCAATTGATTTACAAATCTTAGGAATTGGTCGGAATGGTCATATTGGGTTTAACGAACCTGGTACTTCTCGCGATGTTACGACCCATGTTGTTGATTTAACACCGTCAACCATCGAAGCCAACGCTCGGTTCTTCGCCAGCGAAAATGATGTGCCTAAGCAAGCCTTCTCAATGGGCTTAGCTTCAATCATGAAGAGCAAGCACTTATTGCTTGAAGCCTTTGGCGAGAACAAAGCCGACGCAGTTAAGGGCATGATTGAAGGTCCTGACACCCCTGATCTACCAGCCAGCATTTTGCAAAATCATCCTAACGTTACCGTTATTATTGATGAAGCTGCAGCTAGCAAATTAAGCAAAAAATACTAA
- a CDS encoding C69 family dipeptidase, with protein MINKSSDCTEILVGKAASIDGSTMVARNEDGYGPINPIKFVVHPATDQPNATFTSVTTGVTVPLPDHAYRYTGTPQADQSDGQYEEAGINDHNVGMSATETTATNARVLGYDPLVTDGINEEAMVTLVLPYIKSAKAGVQRLGALIEKYGTGESNSIAFNDHNDIWLLETAGGHHWGAMRLPEATYAIVPNQMVIEELDLNDTDNFLGATDLVAFVNQNHLNPAPDHFNFRQIFGTHGEDDAYYNTPRTWYGQTLFNPEITTQQPTDQTMPMSRKPSHLLAVDDVQFFLSSHYNGTPYDPFDTYASGTVAEQKRYRSIAMDRNQCQSILQIRNDVPAEQAAIQWVTMGLFAYAPAVPFFTNINDTPLDYRNTTATVDSHNVYWLNKTLSALIEPHWHDFAATVNAFRAGCQSYALGRVAKTDAMVKGKNVATTLTRANAETAGEISKRTYALFDQLVKQSLLLSATSWEKGQNL; from the coding sequence ATGATAAATAAAAGTTCTGATTGCACCGAAATATTAGTCGGTAAAGCCGCTAGTATCGATGGGTCCACGATGGTCGCACGTAACGAGGATGGTTACGGCCCAATTAATCCCATTAAATTTGTAGTCCATCCTGCTACTGATCAGCCGAACGCGACCTTCACCTCGGTCACAACCGGCGTGACGGTGCCGTTACCCGACCACGCTTACCGTTATACGGGTACCCCACAGGCAGACCAAAGCGACGGTCAATATGAAGAAGCTGGGATTAATGACCATAACGTCGGCATGAGTGCAACTGAAACCACAGCCACTAATGCCCGTGTTTTAGGTTACGATCCACTCGTCACCGATGGGATTAATGAGGAAGCAATGGTCACATTAGTGTTGCCGTACATCAAAAGTGCGAAAGCCGGCGTCCAACGGCTGGGTGCCTTAATCGAAAAATACGGGACTGGTGAAAGCAACAGCATTGCGTTCAATGACCATAATGATATCTGGTTGTTAGAAACTGCTGGCGGTCATCATTGGGGCGCCATGCGCTTACCTGAAGCGACCTATGCAATTGTCCCTAACCAAATGGTCATAGAAGAACTGGATTTAAACGATACTGATAACTTTTTAGGTGCCACCGATTTAGTGGCCTTTGTTAACCAGAACCATTTGAATCCCGCTCCTGATCACTTTAATTTCCGTCAAATTTTTGGGACCCATGGCGAAGACGATGCCTACTACAACACGCCGCGAACTTGGTACGGGCAAACCTTGTTCAACCCTGAGATAACCACACAACAACCGACCGATCAAACGATGCCAATGTCTCGTAAACCCAGCCATTTATTAGCAGTTGATGACGTTCAGTTCTTCCTATCGTCACACTATAATGGCACGCCATATGATCCATTTGACACCTATGCTTCTGGAACTGTTGCGGAACAAAAGCGGTACCGTTCGATTGCGATGGACCGCAATCAATGTCAATCCATCTTGCAAATCCGCAATGATGTTCCGGCCGAACAAGCGGCGATTCAATGGGTAACGATGGGCTTATTCGCCTATGCGCCCGCCGTCCCATTCTTTACCAACATTAATGACACGCCGCTGGACTACCGCAATACGACAGCCACGGTCGATAGCCACAACGTCTACTGGTTAAACAAAACCTTATCCGCTTTGATTGAACCACACTGGCACGACTTCGCCGCCACGGTTAATGCCTTTCGTGCTGGGTGCCAATCCTATGCGTTGGGCCGTGTGGCGAAGACGGATGCCATGGTTAAAGGAAAAAATGTCGCAACTACTTTAACGCGGGCAAACGCTGAAACAGCTGGTGAAATCTCAAAACGGACCTATGCTTTATTCGATCAGCTGGTTAAACAAAGCTTATTATTATCAGCAACTAGTTGGGAAAAAGGCCAGAATCTATAA
- a CDS encoding PTS mannitol transporter subunit IICBA — protein MKAANVNNSATQSAPVAKKPGIKARVQKFGSALSNMVMPNIGAFIAWGLITAIFMKGGWFPNADLAKMIQPMVNYLLPLLIAFTGGNMIAGHRGGVVGAIATIGVIVGSNIPMFIGAMIMGPLGGWAIKKWDDAISDKVRSGFEMLVNNFSAGIMGMLLAIVGYYGIGPVVAGASAAMAAGVNWIIKVNLLPLANVFIEPAKILFLNNAINQGILTPLGIQSAASAGKSILFLLEPDPGPGLGVLLAFALFGKGTAKASAPSAMIIHFFGGIHEIYFPYILMKPALFLAVIAGGVTGTATFSLLNVGLKSTPSPGSIFMLFIMSPRSISNYIGLLLGVALATVASFIVAAIILRRDKSMGAEDLAAAQGQMSAMKNAKNGEAVNPAEAADVIASYKDVDHIIFACDAGMGSSAMGASLLRDKVKKAGIEMSVTNTAISNLKDEPGLLVITQDELADRAAQKAPHALRLAVDNFLSSPKYDQVVVNLKARDQVSPEPAPASAAPQSATEDPSALPDNLDLTVVNEVVFVHHDGHLGTATMATSLMKGRLKKANKSIAVKNLGIDELQDNHSLLVVSSSEAAKNLKTRYTHVQVLVTDDLLNSPKYDKMVLGLK, from the coding sequence ATGAAAGCAGCAAATGTAAATAATTCTGCAACCCAATCCGCTCCTGTTGCAAAGAAGCCGGGTATCAAAGCCCGGGTACAAAAATTTGGGAGTGCCTTAAGTAACATGGTCATGCCGAATATCGGGGCCTTTATTGCTTGGGGGTTAATTACCGCCATCTTTATGAAGGGTGGTTGGTTCCCAAATGCGGATTTGGCTAAGATGATTCAACCCATGGTTAATTATCTCTTACCACTACTAATCGCGTTTACCGGTGGGAATATGATTGCCGGTCATCGTGGTGGGGTCGTTGGTGCGATTGCAACCATTGGGGTCATTGTTGGGTCCAACATTCCAATGTTTATTGGGGCCATGATTATGGGACCACTTGGTGGCTGGGCCATCAAGAAATGGGACGATGCGATTTCAGATAAAGTCCGGAGTGGCTTTGAAATGCTCGTTAATAACTTCTCCGCTGGGATTATGGGGATGTTACTAGCCATTGTTGGGTATTACGGTATTGGGCCGGTTGTTGCGGGTGCTAGTGCAGCGATGGCCGCCGGGGTTAACTGGATTATCAAGGTTAACTTATTACCATTAGCGAATGTCTTTATTGAACCAGCCAAGATTTTATTCTTAAATAATGCAATTAATCAGGGGATTTTAACCCCACTTGGGATTCAATCAGCTGCTTCAGCTGGTAAATCAATTCTGTTCTTACTTGAACCAGATCCAGGTCCAGGTCTTGGGGTCTTGTTAGCCTTTGCTTTATTCGGTAAAGGAACGGCCAAGGCTTCAGCACCGAGTGCGATGATTATTCACTTCTTTGGTGGGATTCATGAAATTTACTTCCCATACATTTTAATGAAACCAGCCTTATTCTTAGCAGTTATCGCTGGTGGGGTTACCGGTACGGCGACCTTTAGTTTGTTAAACGTTGGTTTGAAGTCAACGCCATCACCTGGTTCGATCTTCATGCTGTTCATCATGTCACCCCGTAGCATTTCAAATTATATTGGCCTCTTGTTAGGGGTTGCCTTGGCGACGGTGGCCTCATTCATTGTTGCGGCGATTATCTTACGCCGTGATAAGAGTATGGGTGCCGAAGATTTGGCTGCTGCTCAAGGTCAAATGAGTGCGATGAAGAATGCTAAGAATGGTGAAGCGGTTAATCCCGCCGAAGCCGCTGACGTGATTGCTTCTTATAAAGATGTTGATCATATTATCTTCGCTTGTGATGCCGGTATGGGATCATCCGCAATGGGGGCATCCTTATTACGGGATAAAGTGAAGAAAGCTGGTATTGAGATGTCCGTGACGAATACGGCCATCAGTAATTTGAAAGATGAACCAGGCTTATTAGTTATTACGCAAGATGAATTAGCTGATCGAGCTGCCCAAAAAGCACCGCATGCTTTACGGTTGGCCGTTGATAATTTCTTGAGCAGTCCTAAGTATGATCAAGTCGTTGTTAACTTAAAGGCTCGCGATCAAGTTAGTCCGGAACCAGCACCTGCTTCAGCAGCACCACAAAGTGCCACCGAAGATCCGAGTGCATTACCTGACAACTTAGATTTAACCGTCGTTAACGAAGTGGTCTTTGTTCATCATGATGGTCACTTGGGAACCGCAACCATGGCAACGTCATTGATGAAAGGGCGTTTAAAGAAAGCTAACAAGTCAATTGCTGTTAAGAACTTAGGTATTGATGAATTGCAAGATAACCACAGTCTCTTAGTTGTTTCCAGTTCGGAAGCCGCTAAAAACTTGAAGACCCGTTATACACACGTTCAAGTGTTAGTCACGGACGACCTTCTGAACTCGCCTAAATATGATAAGATGGTCTTAGGATTAAAATAA
- a CDS encoding BglG family transcription antiterminator: MVKFTKRQDELLQLLLASPTGLSMSQIETAINSSRRTIYREFSNLELVLENAHLKVVNHEHRFQLSGTATELTAFKAQLTASHGITPAFDSQTRQNALACRILMADRSMKLKELALDFNVSIATISNDLNTLSTPFADYELSIERLKSRGIQVAGTEGNIRSLFATILNHAINDYEFFKTIGKLKRGLEVSTIDEQSYFLSQLDTTVLMYCYQAVRSLKKQYFSAVPDGQLQQLIITLTTAVMRLQRGQRVTYLQGINRDDFLKYQRIALAILTQLPGTLKAQITGAEIDFLAQQIKGLTFRIDQDASLSNYDLQLTYRVKKLIDAVAQYFDWSFGTDDQLLNNLTAHMQIALQRNGIPGPVPPSPELQEVRSQYPKLYSAVVRGFAATFPDQNFQIDELTYLLIHFASTYEQQLSHQALKVLVLCPNGMTTARILKTRLARLIPEITMIEVARIGSLGQIDLKQFDMILSTTQLPGFKLNYRVVSPLLLENEVSALRDYIHQYFPSTQLVDAQPAPQPELTLDFDTTYQRLTIAKKILDQFTITAIANEQATIAETLVKITRLLDPKLVRDPLEVAGKLLHRIGVAPVGIPKTNLALVHTLSQQVTAPYCAIFELTTPMTFKSMDDQTIQLQRIVLMLGPENMSSFENRLMGKLSALVIENQANTTAFMTGSRPELYQLISQAFLNELTK, from the coding sequence ATGGTTAAGTTCACGAAACGTCAAGACGAATTACTACAGTTATTGTTGGCTAGCCCAACGGGACTCAGCATGAGTCAGATTGAAACCGCCATCAATAGCAGTCGTCGGACGATCTATCGAGAGTTTAGCAACTTAGAACTAGTTCTTGAAAATGCGCATTTAAAAGTTGTTAATCACGAGCATCGGTTCCAATTAAGTGGGACGGCGACGGAATTAACGGCTTTTAAAGCCCAATTGACAGCTAGTCATGGGATTACGCCCGCCTTTGATTCGCAAACACGGCAGAATGCCTTAGCTTGTCGCATCCTAATGGCGGACCGTTCGATGAAGTTAAAAGAATTAGCGTTAGATTTTAACGTCAGTATTGCGACTATTTCCAATGATTTAAACACGTTGAGTACCCCCTTTGCAGACTATGAACTTTCAATTGAACGCTTAAAGTCGCGGGGAATTCAAGTGGCCGGCACGGAAGGCAATATTCGGAGTTTGTTTGCTACGATTTTGAATCATGCCATCAATGACTACGAATTCTTCAAAACAATTGGTAAGCTCAAACGTGGGTTGGAAGTGTCAACGATTGATGAACAATCTTATTTTCTCAGTCAATTAGATACCACCGTCTTAATGTACTGTTACCAAGCGGTGCGAAGCTTGAAAAAACAATATTTTTCGGCGGTGCCGGATGGTCAATTACAACAATTGATTATCACGCTAACGACCGCTGTCATGCGGTTACAACGCGGTCAACGGGTGACGTATTTACAAGGTATCAATCGCGATGACTTCTTAAAGTATCAACGGATTGCCTTAGCGATTTTGACACAATTGCCAGGAACGTTGAAAGCCCAGATTACCGGTGCTGAGATTGACTTTTTAGCCCAGCAGATTAAAGGCCTCACGTTTCGGATTGACCAGGATGCGTCATTGTCTAATTATGATTTGCAACTCACGTATCGAGTGAAAAAGTTAATTGATGCCGTTGCCCAGTATTTTGATTGGTCATTTGGGACGGATGATCAACTGCTCAATAATTTGACGGCACACATGCAGATCGCATTACAACGGAACGGTATTCCCGGGCCAGTACCGCCGAGTCCAGAGTTACAGGAAGTCCGTTCTCAGTATCCAAAGTTATATTCGGCCGTGGTGCGGGGCTTTGCGGCCACGTTCCCGGATCAGAACTTTCAGATTGATGAACTAACGTATTTGCTGATTCATTTTGCCAGTACTTATGAACAACAGTTAAGTCATCAAGCGTTGAAAGTCTTGGTGCTATGTCCCAATGGGATGACGACGGCGCGGATTTTAAAAACGCGTTTGGCACGCTTGATTCCAGAAATTACCATGATTGAAGTGGCTCGGATTGGGAGTCTTGGTCAGATTGATTTAAAGCAATTTGACATGATTCTCTCAACGACCCAACTACCGGGATTCAAGTTGAATTATCGGGTAGTCAGTCCCTTGTTACTTGAAAATGAAGTGAGTGCGTTGCGTGATTATATCCACCAGTATTTTCCAAGTACCCAGTTGGTAGATGCGCAACCGGCCCCCCAGCCGGAACTCACTTTAGACTTTGACACGACCTATCAACGGCTAACAATTGCGAAAAAAATTTTGGACCAGTTCACAATTACCGCCATTGCTAATGAACAGGCGACGATTGCGGAAACCTTAGTGAAAATCACACGGTTACTTGATCCAAAATTAGTCCGTGACCCTTTAGAAGTGGCCGGAAAATTGTTACACCGAATTGGAGTTGCCCCAGTTGGTATTCCCAAAACCAACTTGGCGCTCGTGCATACTTTAAGTCAACAAGTCACGGCACCGTATTGTGCCATCTTTGAATTGACAACGCCAATGACGTTTAAAAGCATGGATGACCAAACGATTCAACTCCAGCGTATCGTACTGATGCTGGGTCCGGAAAATATGAGTAGTTTTGAAAATCGCTTAATGGGCAAGTTAAGTGCCCTAGTGATCGAAAACCAAGCGAACACCACCGCCTTTATGACGGGCAGTCGCCCAGAATTGTATCAATTAATTAGTCAAGCATTTTTGAACGAACTAACGAAATAG